Proteins encoded within one genomic window of Lepidochelys kempii isolate rLepKem1 chromosome 11, rLepKem1.hap2, whole genome shotgun sequence:
- the ASNSD1 gene encoding asparagine synthetase domain-containing protein 1 isoform X3, translated as MCGICCVVSLFVQHTIGGFFKDGLLCNLRRRGPNSSQHLIKTVSDLSYQCLFSGHILHLRGLMTPQPLTDIDNNVFLWNGEVFNGIHVGTAENDTEVMFHHLSSCSSESDILSLFSSVQGPWSFIYYQASRHYLWFGRDYFGRRSLLWQFNKELDRALCLSSVSALSESDNQWQEVPASGIYKIDLKACAISESLVLTFYPWKYHSRENAIEETFLSGLDQISKDLPAYVSLTMSELKLSLITPVVPLNRTVPETSVDSHCRNITNSTVTVEDLHRFLAEEHKKKLVQQLIDVLSEAVKRRVLYLFRDTGQLTGEIPSMPTKKAHVAILFSGGIDSMLIATLADRHIPSEEPIDLLNVAFMIKEQTIQSKQKKQHELHSCQECCKKLDTTIVDNFSCFNVPDRITGRAGLEELETINPSRTWNFVEINVTLEELKRMRQQRIRHLVYPLDTVLDDSIGCAVWFASRGEGFITTQGDVKPYKSSAKVVLTGIGADEQLAGYSRHRVCFKKYGLEGLNKELGMELARISSRNLGRDDRIIGDHGKEARFPFLDEDVVSFLNSLPVSEKADLTLPRGIGEKLLLRLAAKELGLTASTILPKRAMQFGSRIAKMENSNEKASDKCSRLQSVSVD; from the exons ATGTGTGGTATTTGTTGTGTTGTCAGTTTGTTTGTTCAGCACACTATTGGTGGCTTCTTCAAAGATGGTCTGCTGTGCAACCTAAGAAGAAGAGGACCTAACAGCAGCCAGCATCTGATAAAGACTGTGTCTGATCTCTCCTACCAGTGTTTGTTTTCTGGCCATATACTTCACCTGAGGGGACTGATGACTCCCCAGCCTCTGACAGACATTGATAACAATGTGTTTCTTTGGAATGGAGAAGTCTTCAATGGAATTCACGTAGGGACAGCAGAGAATGACACTGAAGTTATGTTTCATCATCTTTCATCATGTAGTAGTGAATCTGATATTTTGTCACTCTTCTCATCTGTTCAGGGTCCGTGGTCTTTTATTTATTATCAAGCATCGAGACACTACTTGTGGTTTGGAAGGGATTATTTTGGTCGTCGTAGTTTGTTGTGGCAGTTTAATAAAGAGCTAGACAGGGCTCTCTGTTTGTCGTCTGTAAGTGCTCTTTCTGAATCTGATAACCAATGGCAGGAAGTTCCAGCATCTGGAATTTACAAAATTGATCTTAAGGCATGTGCTATATCTGAGTCTTTGGTTTTAACATTCTATCCCTGGAAATACCATTCCAGAGAAAATGCAATAGAAGAAACATTCCTCAGTGGCTTGGATCAGATTTCAAAAGATTTACCTGCCTATGTGTCTCTTACGATGAGTGAGTTAAAACTTTCTCTAATAACACCAGTTGTTCCTTTGAATAGGACAGTTCCTGAAACTTCAGTTGACTCTCATTGCCGTAATATTACTAATAGTACAGTTACTGTAGAAGATCTTCATCGATTTCTTGCAGAAGAGCACAAGAAGAAATTGGTCCAACAGCTTATTGATGTTTTAAGTGAAGCAGTAAAGAGACGTGTTTTATATCTGTTTAGAGATACAGGTCAGCTAACAGGAGAAATTCCGAGTATGCCTACCAAGAAAGCACATGTTGCAATATTGTTTTCTGGTGGTATTGATTCTATGCTTATTGCAACCCTAGCTGATCGACATATTCCTTCAGAGGAACCAATTGATCTTCTTAACGTAGCCTTCATGATTAAAGAACAGACAATACAAAGCAAGCAGAAAAAACAACATGAATTGCATTCTTGTCAGGAATGCTGTAAAAAACTTGATACTACAATTGTTGATAACTTTTCTTGCTTCAATGTGCCTGACCGAATCACTGGCAGAGCAGGACTGGAAGAACTAGAGACTATTAATCCTTCAAGAACTTGGAATTTTGTGGAAATTAATGTTACACTTGAGGAACTGAAAAGAATGAGACAACAGCGCATACGCCACTTAGTTTATCCATTGGATACCGTTCTGGATGACAGCATTGGTTGTGCAGTTTGGTTTGCTTCCAGGGGAGAAGGTTTTATTACTACCCAGGGAGATGTAAAACCATATAAAAGTTCTGCAAAG GTTGTGCTTACAGGAATTGGAGCAGATGAGCAGCTTGCAGGATATTCCCGACATCGTGTTTGCTTCAAAAAATACGGTTTAGAGGGTTTGAATAAGGAACTAGGAATGGAGCTGGCTCGCATTTCTTCTAGAAATCTTGGCCGGGATGACAGGATTATTGGAGATCATGGAAAAGAAGCAAG ATTTCCTTTCCTTGATGAAGATGTTGTTTCGTTTCTTAACTCTCTACCTGTTTCGGAAAAAGCAGACTTGACTCTGCCTCGAGGAATTGGTGAGAAATTACTTTTGCGCCTTGCAGCTAAGGAGCTTGGCCTCACAGCCTCTACTATTCTGCCAAAGAGGGCCATGCAGTTTGGATCCCGGATTGCAAAAATGGAAAACAGCAACGAAAAGGCATCTGATAAATGCAGCAGACTTCAGTCAGTTTCAGTAGACTAA
- the ASNSD1 gene encoding asparagine synthetase domain-containing protein 1 isoform X1 — translation MCGICCVVSLFVQHTIGGFFKDGLLCNLRRRGPNSSQHLIKTVSDLSYQCLFSGHILHLRGLMTPQPLTDIDNNVFLWNGEVFNGIHVGTAENDTEVMFHHLSSCSSESDILSLFSSVQGPWSFIYYQASRHYLWFGRDYFGRRSLLWQFNKELDRALCLSSVSALSESDNQWQEVPASGIYKIDLKACAISESLVLTFYPWKYHSRENAIEETFLSGLDQISKDLPAYVSLTMSELKLSLITPVVPLNRTVPETSVDSHCRNITNSTVTVEDLHRFLAEEHKKKLVQQLIDVLSEAVKRRVLYLFRDTGQLTGEIPSMPTKKAHVAILFSGGIDSMLIATLADRHIPSEEPIDLLNVAFMIKEQTIQSKQKKQHELHSCQECCKKLDTTIVDNFSCFNVPDRITGRAGLEELETINPSRTWNFVEINVTLEELKRMRQQRIRHLVYPLDTVLDDSIGCAVWFASRGEGFITTQGDVKPYKSSAKVVLTGIGADEQLAGYSRHRVCFKKYGLEGLNKELGMELARISSRNLGRDDRIIGDHGKEARVRMTPTFSLPRVLLLGVLTSCCFHILLLTSNAKRAFVVLTYKGRFPFLDEDVVSFLNSLPVSEKADLTLPRGIGEKLLLRLAAKELGLTASTILPKRAMQFGSRIAKMENSNEKASDKCSRLQSVSVD, via the exons ATGTGTGGTATTTGTTGTGTTGTCAGTTTGTTTGTTCAGCACACTATTGGTGGCTTCTTCAAAGATGGTCTGCTGTGCAACCTAAGAAGAAGAGGACCTAACAGCAGCCAGCATCTGATAAAGACTGTGTCTGATCTCTCCTACCAGTGTTTGTTTTCTGGCCATATACTTCACCTGAGGGGACTGATGACTCCCCAGCCTCTGACAGACATTGATAACAATGTGTTTCTTTGGAATGGAGAAGTCTTCAATGGAATTCACGTAGGGACAGCAGAGAATGACACTGAAGTTATGTTTCATCATCTTTCATCATGTAGTAGTGAATCTGATATTTTGTCACTCTTCTCATCTGTTCAGGGTCCGTGGTCTTTTATTTATTATCAAGCATCGAGACACTACTTGTGGTTTGGAAGGGATTATTTTGGTCGTCGTAGTTTGTTGTGGCAGTTTAATAAAGAGCTAGACAGGGCTCTCTGTTTGTCGTCTGTAAGTGCTCTTTCTGAATCTGATAACCAATGGCAGGAAGTTCCAGCATCTGGAATTTACAAAATTGATCTTAAGGCATGTGCTATATCTGAGTCTTTGGTTTTAACATTCTATCCCTGGAAATACCATTCCAGAGAAAATGCAATAGAAGAAACATTCCTCAGTGGCTTGGATCAGATTTCAAAAGATTTACCTGCCTATGTGTCTCTTACGATGAGTGAGTTAAAACTTTCTCTAATAACACCAGTTGTTCCTTTGAATAGGACAGTTCCTGAAACTTCAGTTGACTCTCATTGCCGTAATATTACTAATAGTACAGTTACTGTAGAAGATCTTCATCGATTTCTTGCAGAAGAGCACAAGAAGAAATTGGTCCAACAGCTTATTGATGTTTTAAGTGAAGCAGTAAAGAGACGTGTTTTATATCTGTTTAGAGATACAGGTCAGCTAACAGGAGAAATTCCGAGTATGCCTACCAAGAAAGCACATGTTGCAATATTGTTTTCTGGTGGTATTGATTCTATGCTTATTGCAACCCTAGCTGATCGACATATTCCTTCAGAGGAACCAATTGATCTTCTTAACGTAGCCTTCATGATTAAAGAACAGACAATACAAAGCAAGCAGAAAAAACAACATGAATTGCATTCTTGTCAGGAATGCTGTAAAAAACTTGATACTACAATTGTTGATAACTTTTCTTGCTTCAATGTGCCTGACCGAATCACTGGCAGAGCAGGACTGGAAGAACTAGAGACTATTAATCCTTCAAGAACTTGGAATTTTGTGGAAATTAATGTTACACTTGAGGAACTGAAAAGAATGAGACAACAGCGCATACGCCACTTAGTTTATCCATTGGATACCGTTCTGGATGACAGCATTGGTTGTGCAGTTTGGTTTGCTTCCAGGGGAGAAGGTTTTATTACTACCCAGGGAGATGTAAAACCATATAAAAGTTCTGCAAAG GTTGTGCTTACAGGAATTGGAGCAGATGAGCAGCTTGCAGGATATTCCCGACATCGTGTTTGCTTCAAAAAATACGGTTTAGAGGGTTTGAATAAGGAACTAGGAATGGAGCTGGCTCGCATTTCTTCTAGAAATCTTGGCCGGGATGACAGGATTATTGGAGATCATGGAAAAGAAGCAAG AGTCAGGATGACCCCTACCTTCTCCCTACCCCGAGTTTTATTGCTTGGTGTGCTGACTTCATGTTGCTTTCATattcttctgttgacttcaaatgCAAAACGGGCTTTCGTTGTGTTGACTTACAAAGGCAG ATTTCCTTTCCTTGATGAAGATGTTGTTTCGTTTCTTAACTCTCTACCTGTTTCGGAAAAAGCAGACTTGACTCTGCCTCGAGGAATTGGTGAGAAATTACTTTTGCGCCTTGCAGCTAAGGAGCTTGGCCTCACAGCCTCTACTATTCTGCCAAAGAGGGCCATGCAGTTTGGATCCCGGATTGCAAAAATGGAAAACAGCAACGAAAAGGCATCTGATAAATGCAGCAGACTTCAGTCAGTTTCAGTAGACTAA
- the ASNSD1 gene encoding asparagine synthetase domain-containing protein 1 isoform X2 — MCGICCVVSLFVQHTIGGFFKDGLLCNLRRRGPNSSQHLIKTVSDLSYQCLFSGHILHLRGLMTPQPLTDIDNNVFLWNGEVFNGIHVGTAENDTEVMFHHLSSCSSESDILSLFSSVQGPWSFIYYQASRHYLWFGRDYFGRRSLLWQFNKELDRALCLSSVSALSESDNQWQEVPASGIYKIDLKACAISESLVLTFYPWKYHSRENAIEETFLSGLDQISKDLPAYVSLTMSELKLSLITPVVPLNRTVPETSVDSHCRNITNSTVTVEDLHRFLAEEHKKKLVQQLIDVLSEAVKRRVLYLFRDTGQLTGEIPSMPTKKAHVAILFSGGIDSMLIATLADRHIPSEEPIDLLNVAFMIKEQTIQSKQKKQHELHSCQECCKKLDTTIVDNFSCFNVPDRITGRAGLEELETINPSRTWNFVEINVTLEELKRMRQQRIRHLVYPLDTVLDDSIGCAVWFASRGEGFITTQGDVKPYKSSAKVVLTGIGADEQLAGYSRHRVCFKKYGLEGLNKELGMELARISSRNLGRDDRIIGDHGKEASAAKQGRFGSHFHECAQLFPHMQDKVVSFCLLLVSAKLIVGFQSQDDPYLLPTPSFIAWCADFMLLSYSSVDFKCKTGFRCVDLQRQISFP; from the exons ATGTGTGGTATTTGTTGTGTTGTCAGTTTGTTTGTTCAGCACACTATTGGTGGCTTCTTCAAAGATGGTCTGCTGTGCAACCTAAGAAGAAGAGGACCTAACAGCAGCCAGCATCTGATAAAGACTGTGTCTGATCTCTCCTACCAGTGTTTGTTTTCTGGCCATATACTTCACCTGAGGGGACTGATGACTCCCCAGCCTCTGACAGACATTGATAACAATGTGTTTCTTTGGAATGGAGAAGTCTTCAATGGAATTCACGTAGGGACAGCAGAGAATGACACTGAAGTTATGTTTCATCATCTTTCATCATGTAGTAGTGAATCTGATATTTTGTCACTCTTCTCATCTGTTCAGGGTCCGTGGTCTTTTATTTATTATCAAGCATCGAGACACTACTTGTGGTTTGGAAGGGATTATTTTGGTCGTCGTAGTTTGTTGTGGCAGTTTAATAAAGAGCTAGACAGGGCTCTCTGTTTGTCGTCTGTAAGTGCTCTTTCTGAATCTGATAACCAATGGCAGGAAGTTCCAGCATCTGGAATTTACAAAATTGATCTTAAGGCATGTGCTATATCTGAGTCTTTGGTTTTAACATTCTATCCCTGGAAATACCATTCCAGAGAAAATGCAATAGAAGAAACATTCCTCAGTGGCTTGGATCAGATTTCAAAAGATTTACCTGCCTATGTGTCTCTTACGATGAGTGAGTTAAAACTTTCTCTAATAACACCAGTTGTTCCTTTGAATAGGACAGTTCCTGAAACTTCAGTTGACTCTCATTGCCGTAATATTACTAATAGTACAGTTACTGTAGAAGATCTTCATCGATTTCTTGCAGAAGAGCACAAGAAGAAATTGGTCCAACAGCTTATTGATGTTTTAAGTGAAGCAGTAAAGAGACGTGTTTTATATCTGTTTAGAGATACAGGTCAGCTAACAGGAGAAATTCCGAGTATGCCTACCAAGAAAGCACATGTTGCAATATTGTTTTCTGGTGGTATTGATTCTATGCTTATTGCAACCCTAGCTGATCGACATATTCCTTCAGAGGAACCAATTGATCTTCTTAACGTAGCCTTCATGATTAAAGAACAGACAATACAAAGCAAGCAGAAAAAACAACATGAATTGCATTCTTGTCAGGAATGCTGTAAAAAACTTGATACTACAATTGTTGATAACTTTTCTTGCTTCAATGTGCCTGACCGAATCACTGGCAGAGCAGGACTGGAAGAACTAGAGACTATTAATCCTTCAAGAACTTGGAATTTTGTGGAAATTAATGTTACACTTGAGGAACTGAAAAGAATGAGACAACAGCGCATACGCCACTTAGTTTATCCATTGGATACCGTTCTGGATGACAGCATTGGTTGTGCAGTTTGGTTTGCTTCCAGGGGAGAAGGTTTTATTACTACCCAGGGAGATGTAAAACCATATAAAAGTTCTGCAAAG GTTGTGCTTACAGGAATTGGAGCAGATGAGCAGCTTGCAGGATATTCCCGACATCGTGTTTGCTTCAAAAAATACGGTTTAGAGGGTTTGAATAAGGAACTAGGAATGGAGCTGGCTCGCATTTCTTCTAGAAATCTTGGCCGGGATGACAGGATTATTGGAGATCATGGAAAAGAAGCAAG TGCTGCCAAGCAGGGCCGTTTtggatcccattttcatgaatgtgcCCAATTATTCCCTCACATGCAGGATAAAGTGGTGTCTTTTTGCCTTCTCCTTGTATCAGCAAAATTAATTGTTGGCTTCCAGAGTCAGGATGACCCCTACCTTCTCCCTACCCCGAGTTTTATTGCTTGGTGTGCTGACTTCATGTTGCTTTCATattcttctgttgacttcaaatgCAAAACGGGCTTTCGTTGTGTTGACTTACAAAGGCAG ATTTCCTTTCCTTGA
- the ASNSD1 gene encoding asparagine synthetase domain-containing protein 1 isoform X4: MCGICCVVSLFVQHTIGGFFKDGLLCNLRRRGPNSSQHLIKTVSDLSYQCLFSGHILHLRGLMTPQPLTDIDNNVFLWNGEVFNGIHVGTAENDTEVMFHHLSSCSSESDILSLFSSVQGPWSFIYYQASRHYLWFGRDYFGRRSLLWQFNKELDRALCLSSVSALSESDNQWQEVPASGIYKIDLKACAISESLVLTFYPWKYHSRENAIEETFLSGLDQISKDLPAYVSLTMSELKLSLITPVVPLNRTVPETSVDSHCRNITNSTVTVEDLHRFLAEEHKKKLVQQLIDVLSEAVKRRVLYLFRDTGQLTGEIPSMPTKKAHVAILFSGGIDSMLIATLADRHIPSEEPIDLLNVAFMIKEQTIQSKQKKQHELHSCQECCKKLDTTIVDNFSCFNVPDRITGRAGLEELETINPSRTWNFVEINVTLEELKRMRQQRIRHLVYPLDTVLDDSIGCAVWFASRGEGFITTQGDVKPYKSSAKVVLTGIGADEQLAGYSRHRVCFKKYGLEGLNKELGMELARISSRNLGRDDRIIGDHGKEARIKWCLFAFSLYQQN, translated from the exons ATGTGTGGTATTTGTTGTGTTGTCAGTTTGTTTGTTCAGCACACTATTGGTGGCTTCTTCAAAGATGGTCTGCTGTGCAACCTAAGAAGAAGAGGACCTAACAGCAGCCAGCATCTGATAAAGACTGTGTCTGATCTCTCCTACCAGTGTTTGTTTTCTGGCCATATACTTCACCTGAGGGGACTGATGACTCCCCAGCCTCTGACAGACATTGATAACAATGTGTTTCTTTGGAATGGAGAAGTCTTCAATGGAATTCACGTAGGGACAGCAGAGAATGACACTGAAGTTATGTTTCATCATCTTTCATCATGTAGTAGTGAATCTGATATTTTGTCACTCTTCTCATCTGTTCAGGGTCCGTGGTCTTTTATTTATTATCAAGCATCGAGACACTACTTGTGGTTTGGAAGGGATTATTTTGGTCGTCGTAGTTTGTTGTGGCAGTTTAATAAAGAGCTAGACAGGGCTCTCTGTTTGTCGTCTGTAAGTGCTCTTTCTGAATCTGATAACCAATGGCAGGAAGTTCCAGCATCTGGAATTTACAAAATTGATCTTAAGGCATGTGCTATATCTGAGTCTTTGGTTTTAACATTCTATCCCTGGAAATACCATTCCAGAGAAAATGCAATAGAAGAAACATTCCTCAGTGGCTTGGATCAGATTTCAAAAGATTTACCTGCCTATGTGTCTCTTACGATGAGTGAGTTAAAACTTTCTCTAATAACACCAGTTGTTCCTTTGAATAGGACAGTTCCTGAAACTTCAGTTGACTCTCATTGCCGTAATATTACTAATAGTACAGTTACTGTAGAAGATCTTCATCGATTTCTTGCAGAAGAGCACAAGAAGAAATTGGTCCAACAGCTTATTGATGTTTTAAGTGAAGCAGTAAAGAGACGTGTTTTATATCTGTTTAGAGATACAGGTCAGCTAACAGGAGAAATTCCGAGTATGCCTACCAAGAAAGCACATGTTGCAATATTGTTTTCTGGTGGTATTGATTCTATGCTTATTGCAACCCTAGCTGATCGACATATTCCTTCAGAGGAACCAATTGATCTTCTTAACGTAGCCTTCATGATTAAAGAACAGACAATACAAAGCAAGCAGAAAAAACAACATGAATTGCATTCTTGTCAGGAATGCTGTAAAAAACTTGATACTACAATTGTTGATAACTTTTCTTGCTTCAATGTGCCTGACCGAATCACTGGCAGAGCAGGACTGGAAGAACTAGAGACTATTAATCCTTCAAGAACTTGGAATTTTGTGGAAATTAATGTTACACTTGAGGAACTGAAAAGAATGAGACAACAGCGCATACGCCACTTAGTTTATCCATTGGATACCGTTCTGGATGACAGCATTGGTTGTGCAGTTTGGTTTGCTTCCAGGGGAGAAGGTTTTATTACTACCCAGGGAGATGTAAAACCATATAAAAGTTCTGCAAAG GTTGTGCTTACAGGAATTGGAGCAGATGAGCAGCTTGCAGGATATTCCCGACATCGTGTTTGCTTCAAAAAATACGGTTTAGAGGGTTTGAATAAGGAACTAGGAATGGAGCTGGCTCGCATTTCTTCTAGAAATCTTGGCCGGGATGACAGGATTATTGGAGATCATGGAAAAGAAGCAAG GATAAAGTGGTGTCTTTTTGCCTTCTCCTTGTATCAGCAAAATTAA